The following nucleotide sequence is from Bacteroidota bacterium.
ATAACCGACGGTCGCATCGAGCCTGGCGGACTTCGCGGCAAAGCCGAGAAGGCCGACTACGTTCTGGTGTACCGAAATCAAAAGATCGGTATCGTCGAGGCGAAGGCAGCAGACAAGTCCCCGACCGAGGGAGTCGCACAAGCAAAAGGTTACGCACAGAAGCTTGAGATAGATTACACGTATTCCACCAACGGCAAAGAGATCTACGAGATCTCGATGAAGACGGGCAAGGAAGGATTCGTTGCACGTTTCCCGACGCCCGAAGAACTCTGGAAGCGGACGTTTGCCGATTGGAATGCGTGGAAAGAGAAGTTCTCGAACGTCCCGTTCGAGGACGGCGGCACCGGCAAGCGGCCGAGATATTATCAGGAGCTTGCTGTCAGCCATGCGACCAATGCCGTTGCCGAGGAGAAGAATCGAATTTTGCTCACACTTGCAACGGGCACAGGCAAGACGTTCATTGCCTTCCAGATCGCGTGGAAGTTATTCCAGAGCCGTTGGAATCTGCGCCGAGACGGCGAGCGGCAGCCGCGCATTCTGTTTCTTGCCGATCGGAATATTCTCGCAAGCCAGGCATTTAACGACTTCGCGGCATTCACCGAAGACGCGAAAGCCCGCATCAAGCCGGCGGAGATCAAGAAGAAAGGCGCTGTCCCGAAGAATGCGAGCGTGTTCTTTACGATCTTTCAGACGTTCATGAGCGGGCCGGAAAAGACGCCGTACTTCGGCGAGTACCCGCCCGATTTCTTCGATCTCATATTCATCGACGAGTGTCACCGCGGCGGCGCACAGGACGAAAGCCAGTGGCGTGGCATCCTCGATTATTTTTCACCTACGGTGCAGATCGGCCTCACGGCAACGCCGAAGCGAAAGGACAACGCCGATACCTACCGCTACTTCGGCGAACCAGTCTATACGTACTCGCTCAAGCAAGGCATCAACGATGGCTTCCTGACCCCGTTCAAGGTGAAGCGTATCCAGACGACGATGGACACGTACATCTATACCTCTGATGACGAGATCATCGAGGGTGAGGTCGAAGTACCGAGAGAATACGTGGAGAAGGACTTCAACCGAATCATCGAGATCAGGGAGCGCGAAGCAAGCCGCGTTAGGATCATGATGGAGGAGATCAACCAACATGAAAAGACGCTGGTCTTTTGCGCGACGCAGGACCATGCGCTCGTTATCCGCGACCTCGTCAATCAGATGAAGGATTCGAGCGATCCGGATTATTGTGTCCGAGTCACAGCGAATGACGGGTCGATCGGCGAGGCATTCTTGCGGAAGTTTCAGGACAACGAGAACGCCATTCCAACGGTACTCACGACTTCGCAGAAACTTTCGACGGGTGTCGATGCACGTAATGTCCGCAACATCGTTCTGCTTCGTCCGGTGAATTCGATGATCGAGTTCAAGCAGATCATCGGGCGCGGGACGCGATTGTTCGAGGGTAAGGAGTTCTTTACGATCTACGACTTCGTCGGGGCGTACAAGAACTTCTCTGACCCCGAATGGGACGGCGAGCCGTTGGACCCCGTAGAATCGGAGCCACGGAAGCCAAAAGAGCCGAAGGGCGAAGTTGAGCCCGGACCAATTGAAGAAGGGCCGGATGAGAAGCCGAAGAAGCTCAAGATCAAGCTACGCGACGGCAAAGAGCGCGAGATACAGCACATGATCTCGACGTCGTTCTGGAGCGCGGACGGGAAACCGATGTCGGTGCAGGAGTTTGTCGACGAGCTAACGGGTACGTTGCCGGAGTTCTTCAAGAGCGAGGAAGAACTTCGCAAGATTTGGTCCGATCCTGCAACACGCAAATCCTTTCTCGAAGGATTGGCCGAGAAAGGGTACAGCAAAGACAATCTCGAAACGTTGCAGCGCATTTTGGATGCCGAGTCATGCGATCTACTCGATGTGCTGAGTTATCTCTCTTTCTTTACGCCGAAGATCACGCGCAGCGAACGCGTTGCGAAGACGCACTCGAAGATCGTTGACGGTCACAAAGCGTCGGAAGCCGATTTCCTCCAATTTGTACTTGCGAAATACACGGAGAACGGCTTTGCTGAACTCGATTCGGAAAAATTATCTGTACTCCTCGATATGAAGTATCTGGCGATCGACAATGCGAAGAAAGAGCTTGGCGATGTCGGTCATATCCGGTCGTTGTTTTTGAATTTGCAGAAGGATTTGTATTCGCGGGCGGCTTGACTTGCCCTGTAAAAATGCGCGACTGTAAGTGCTTTACTTGCGCGATTCGAACCCAGATACTTTCCATATAATCCGCATCAATGCCGACAACTATGCAGGGTATTTCGGCGGCGTTTACCGTATAATGCCTGTTTTGCGGTAGTCAATCCGATCCGAGATTCGACTCAGTTCGCTGTAACCCCTTATGTCTGTAGCAAGTTGTGCAGATTCTGCTAATCCGTATTCGTCACTCTTTGGATACAGTTTATTCTGCACGGGTTGAACGACCGAACACCGGTGGCCTCCTTGTGTCATGTCATCACTCAAGGAGACCACCGGCATGATGTGCTACACTGCGTTCGGTATGGTTAGAGGACGTAGACGTTCACGTAAGACTGCCGTGACGGATCGACGTTCTCCATCGCTGCGGCGAGCATATCCGGCCCGTCGTCGTGTTCGTCGCTCTTCCCATAGCGGATCAACTGACGAACCAGCGTCTTCGTATCCTCCGACCCTGCCCCAGGCAAGAGGATACGCTTACGTGCCATATACGGCTGCAAGGAACGGATGCGTGAGTCCTTCGAGATATCGAAGCGGTCGAAGTGAAGCGGAAACGAGATACCCATCCGGGCTTCGTATTCCGAGAAGAACCGTTCAAATACGGTTTCCTTATCGACCGAGCCGTCGCATCGGATCTGATATGGTCTCCATCGTTCGTCGAACTCATGGACAGCACCGAGCATCTCGTCGATTCCCACTTGCCGGATGAACAGATCGAGGACGATCAGATAGATCCCTTCCCCGAATGCAACCCCGTTCGAGTCGCACCATCTGCCGAAGTCCGGCCGGTTCGTATCGTGGGTATAGCTGACCACCGCCGCCATTGCCGTGAAGTCGTTCGTCCCCGAGATGGCCGGGTCGATCTGGATGACGACCGACGTGTAGTCGAGCTCTTCCGGCAGCATCTGGTAGTGGTGAATATCCCGCTTGAGTTGGAATACCGTTCCGACCTCGACCGCTTTACAGAGATACTCTGCATCGTACCCGTCGTCGCCGATCTGTTCTCTGGTCGAATCGAGCAGTTCTATCGGAAAGCGAGACGGCCACGAGGAACGGCGAACCCCGTTCGAGTCCACGTACTCGGCAGGATAGCGACGTTTGACGATCTTCGTGAACTCGTCGTCAGAGAGTAACCGATCCATCATCGATCCGTGACAGATGATATTCCCAACCACGAGGAACTTCCATCCTTTCGGGACAAGAGCCGGTCGTGCGTCTCGTACGAGACGCCGAAGTTCCTTTTCCGTCCGTTTCTCGCTTTCGGCCGACGAGCGGTCTTGCAGGTCTTCGGAGATAATGACATCCGGGCGGTTATTCTCGTTGATGAATCCGCGCAGCGACATGTTCGTCCCGAAGGCGACGACCCGACAGAAGGTGCGCTTGGTTTCCTCGTCGCTACAGGAGAAGTCACCACGAGCGGCATCCGAAGATACCAGTGCTCCGAAATCGCTGCGCAGCCGCTGATTATGCTGGAGTTCGATCAGAACACGCTGGGTATA
It contains:
- a CDS encoding DEAD/DEAH box helicase family protein yields the protein MNESETRAELIDPALKASGWGEVTDSRIHREFPITDGRIEPGGLRGKAEKADYVLVYRNQKIGIVEAKAADKSPTEGVAQAKGYAQKLEIDYTYSTNGKEIYEISMKTGKEGFVARFPTPEELWKRTFADWNAWKEKFSNVPFEDGGTGKRPRYYQELAVSHATNAVAEEKNRILLTLATGTGKTFIAFQIAWKLFQSRWNLRRDGERQPRILFLADRNILASQAFNDFAAFTEDAKARIKPAEIKKKGAVPKNASVFFTIFQTFMSGPEKTPYFGEYPPDFFDLIFIDECHRGGAQDESQWRGILDYFSPTVQIGLTATPKRKDNADTYRYFGEPVYTYSLKQGINDGFLTPFKVKRIQTTMDTYIYTSDDEIIEGEVEVPREYVEKDFNRIIEIREREASRVRIMMEEINQHEKTLVFCATQDHALVIRDLVNQMKDSSDPDYCVRVTANDGSIGEAFLRKFQDNENAIPTVLTTSQKLSTGVDARNVRNIVLLRPVNSMIEFKQIIGRGTRLFEGKEFFTIYDFVGAYKNFSDPEWDGEPLDPVESEPRKPKEPKGEVEPGPIEEGPDEKPKKLKIKLRDGKEREIQHMISTSFWSADGKPMSVQEFVDELTGTLPEFFKSEEELRKIWSDPATRKSFLEGLAEKGYSKDNLETLQRILDAESCDLLDVLSYLSFFTPKITRSERVAKTHSKIVDGHKASEADFLQFVLAKYTENGFAELDSEKLSVLLDMKYLAIDNAKKELGDVGHIRSLFLNLQKDLYSRAA